The genomic window AAGGAGAAGGAGCTGCAAGGAGAACGGAGCCACCTCTGTGGGGAGGTGCCCAGCGGAACGAGGACAGGCGCCCGCTGCAAGTTGCATCGAGGAAAATTCCACCTAGATgttaggaaatgttttttttcccctcgagCATGGTGAAACACCGCAGgagcccagagaggctgtgggacCTGCGTCCTACATGAAACCCAGACCCAGCCTGATCCCCCCGTGACCCCCCTGGTGCTGCTcggtggcagcaggagcacagaaaGGGCACAGGAAGAGCACAGAAAGGGCCCTGGGAGGGGAGAGCTGCCCAGGAGGAGGTGACAGCCCTGAACCCATCAGGAGTGGGGTTTTCCCCCTCGCTCAGCACTCTCACCCTGCAAAAGGTGATGATGAGGAGGGGAGGGCGACGGAGCCGGGGGAGGAAGCGGCAGCACCGGCTGGGGAAGCGCTGAGGGGAAGCTGCAAATCCAGGCAGAGCCGCCTGGAGGGAGAGATAAAAGGATAAAAGGATCCCCTCGGGTTAAGGCAGCACTTGGGTTTGGGGGTGTgggaggcagcctgggctgggcagAAGAGCAGCCAGAGGATCCCAACCCCGCTGTGGTCACCGTGCTGAGCACTGCCCATGGCCAAGCCACCGCTCCCCcgccccgtgcctcagtttacCCGGCTCCTCAGGGCAGGGTGCACACTGCCGTGAGCCCATGCCCGTGCTTTTGGGGTGTGGAAACGCAGCTCCCCTCTCCAGCGCTGCTTCCCCTGCAGGTTGTGGTGCTGAGCCCGACCCCACATCCTCCTTCCCAGCCGGGTGTGGGGTGGAAGGAAGTCAGAAGGGGCCCCATAGTGCTGCAGAGGGCAGCTGCCCCGTTGTGGCCCTTTTGGTCCCCATCCTGCCACCACAACCACCCCACATCCTCGCCCCAACGGGGCTGAGGGGCACATCGCCCCCCcaggtggggagcaggggactGGGACCTCTCCCCCTAGGAGAGTGGGGAATGGGGCAGACCCCAGCCCGGCCCCTCTGCCATGATTTTGGGTCGGGGGGCGAGGAGCTGGAGGCTTGTGGGGGGGCTTGAGGGGGTTAAagggggacctgggggggtTGCAGGGGGCTCTGGGCTttgggggatggagaggggatgGTGAGGGAGGGGTGCCTGGGGTTGGGGGCGATGGGGCGCCCTACTTTTTGGGGGCAcagcggggcgggggggagccCGGAGAGGGGTCGGGGCAAGGGGGGGGCCGAGCTGGGGGCGGGGGCCGGAGGTGCGGGGCGAGGCGGGCCCCGGGGCGGCCGGGTTCCGGCGGGGCCCCCCCGGCAGCGAGGCggagccgggcggcggcggcggcggggggagcgCGGAGCGGCCCCGGGGAGCATGGGGCGGGCGGCGGCAGGTGAGCGGcggggggacggggatgggACGGGGGGGACACGAGGAAAAAAACGGGGGGGACACGGGCGAAACCCTTGGGGAGCAGCGGGACGGCCCCGTGGGTGGCACCCCCGGGGTGCGGGGAGCGAGTGCGGGGCGAAGGGAGGGAGCGGGGGCGTTgttggggatggggtggggggagaagccCCCCGGCTGTGGGGTCTGGGTGTCGGGACCCGCAGCGGGGTGCTCATCCACTCGGCTGTCCCGCAGGCACGGCGCTGctgcccctgtccctgtccctgtgcctCCTGCTCGCCGCCAGCCTCGCCCGGGACGCGGCACCGGAGAGCTGCAACTGCAGCCAGCCCCTGGACTTCGAGGCTTTTTTGGCTGCCCCCCTCGCCGAGAGCTGCTGCCTCAACTTCAGCAGCTCCAACGTCTCCCTGCTGGActggggggctctgctgggggtgcgggggctgcgggagctCGACCTCTCGCGCTGCGGCATCGCGGCCATCCGCAACGCGCAGGGCGTCCCCGTCACCCTGGAGGTCTTGCACTTGAGCCACAACCAGCTGGAAACCCTCCCGGGGGGGTTTCTGGAAGACACCCCCAACTTGAGGATCCTCTACCTGGACTGGAACCGGCTCCGGGAGCTTCCCCAATCCTTCCTGAAAGCCTCCAGGCGGGTGCAGGAGGTCTACCTGGGCTACAACGCCCTGaccttcctccccagcagcctcctgcagccgtCCCTGCGGCAGCTGCAGGTGTCCAACAACAGCTGGGACTGCAGCTGCGCCCTGCTCAGCGCCCTGCAGGGCCGGCCCGGCCTGGCCACCGAGCTCACCTGCCACACGCCGCAGCGGCACCGCGGCGCCAAGCTCCTCAGCATCCCCCGGGACGAGCTGTGCCGCTCGCACGGCCTCACCGCCCTCTTCATCTGCCtgccccccctcctcctcctcgccagCATcgcctgctgcttctgcaggaggaagaggaaaaccaACTACAGCTTTGGGGGCAGACGCCCCCccgtcgccgccgccgccgccgcggagAGGGGCAGCGCGCCGGTGCCCCCCGAATCCCACCGCTACGTCCCCTACGAgctgcccgctgccccctccgagaaggagaagaaggtgctgctggggggggcggcgctgccccagccctcccaggaccctctggagagcagcagggacctGTACGAGGAGGTGGAGATCCGGGTGGGATCCCAGGTGCCGCCCCCCGAGGCGcagcggggcgcggggccgggcacccagcggggagccccgggagctgggggggaggaactggggggcagcggggccgagGGGGACACGGTGAGCGTGAGCGACGTCCTGAAGGACTCGGCCGACCGGGAGAAGATCTACATGAACCAGGCGACCAACTACTACAACCTGGTGCCCGGCATCGAGCTGGAGGACTCGGACAACCTGGAGTACGAGAACATCGACCTGCACTGAAAGGGGGGTGGGATGCGGGACTCGGGGGGCAACGGGAGGTGGCCGTGGCTGGGAGAGGCCACGAGCCATCCTGCCGTGGCTTGCAGTGTGTGGTTGTGAAGCTGCACCCCAAAattccccccctttcccctgcGATCCTGTGTGCGCCCCTCGCTTGCCACGTGCTGCGGCTGGGCAGGGCTGCAAGCGGCTCTGGGCATGGGGGGGCTCTCTGCACGAGGTTTTTTGGGGCACAGGAAGGACGTGGAGAGGAGGTGGGGGCTGCCCCATTTGATTTTTAGGGCCAGGTGACAACAGTGTGCGTGCCAGGGCTGCTGACCAGggctctgtcccctctgcagcccGCTGGCACCGGGCACGGACCCGCTGCCCCCAACCCGCAGACATCGGGGTCTGGGGATGAGAAACGTGGTCTGTGTGTGGGGTCCTGAGTGGGATTGCTAGGATCTTTGCACGTCTGCTGTTTGCACGAGTGCTTGTGCACACGTGTGCAAGGACTGGGCACGGGCAGCCCTGCTTGTGCCGCGCCCCGCTCAGCAAAAGGCTTTTGTTTGCGGGGTGTCCATAGGGTGCCGCCGGAGCAGGGGGGTGCCCCTTACAGCCTTCCCTCCCCGatgtgctgcccagccctgccggagccagctcctgctgcgaaataaataaatcattttactCCTGGCACCGTGGCTGTGCCCCGTCTCTGCTGCGGTGGGTGCCGGCCCTCGGGGCTGAGCGAGCTGCAGCCCGTGATTTACGGATTtacagcctggagaaggaagCTGCCAGCCTGCCACGGGCACCGTGCTCACCAGCTGGGGCAGGacgggctgggggtgctgtAAATtatctccctgcacagccccgtgGGTCGCATCCACCCACGGGTACCTGCAGGGAGCCAGGTGCCCCATACCCACGCCGCGTTCCCCAGCAGGACACGGAGCGGGGGCATCGGGGGATGCACCGAGGGCATTTCCCAGGCTGGGAGCCCCCAGCTCCATGGGTTGGAGCCGTGGCAGGCCGTGCTGGGCCCCGTGCCCGGCAGGAAGGGAGCCGGGCAGGGCGGGACGCGGCGCTATGGCCGGCAAAGGAAGCGGCGTTTCCTGCCCGGCGCAGCCTCGCAGCCCGCGGGGCGATGGAGCCACAGCCCCTGGTCTGGCTCATTCCTGCCGTGGGCTGGGGGGCACGAGCACCAGCACGGGCTGGGGACGAGGACGGGATGGGTTTGCTGCATGTCCCACTGCTCCTCGGGGATGTTTCCCACTGGTTCGTGTCCCGCTGGGAGTGAGGGGCGCCCATGGGCACCCCAGAAAtaccccccagccctccccagccagctcaCCCCACAGTCACGTTCCCAGTGCTGCCAGGAGCAGTGACAACCTCCatcctttcccctcctcctcatGGAGCCTAAATTCAGCCTGCAAAGGGGAACGGCCCAAACCACCCCGCTGGCTCCTGTGCATCCCCAGGgctgagccagcagctcccactgaaATCTCCTGTGGCAGGGAGGTGTGACCGACCCGCAATTCCCTCTTCCCTGCCCGTGACAGCTCCAATCCATCACCTGGAGGGCTCGGCCGATGGGTTCACACCGGGGTATTTAGGGGCGAAGGCACCAGGTGCTGATAGGGACGTGCAGAGCAGCGTGGGGAGGGCGTGGGGCGAGCCAGCCCATGGGCACCGGTGCCTGGTGTGACACCGAGGACACATCCCGGCCGGCAGCCTGTACCCCGCTGCTCCCCCAGCAGTGAGATTGTCATCCGTGCCACGATGACCGTCTCCTACACGCTCAAAGTCGCCGACTCCCGTTTCGGGGGCTTCTCCAAGCTGCTGTTCCGCTGGAAGGGCAGCATCTACAAGCTGCTGTACAAGGAGTTCGTCGTCTTCGTGGTGCTGTACGCGCTGCTCAGCGTCGTCTACCGGTGAGTGGGGGAGCGGCTGGGACCCCACAAGGAGAAGGGGACCCGgggaatggctttttttttttggggggggaggtcTGAGGCAGCTCCCCAATCCCGCTGCTCGCCCCTGACCCCACTGCGTGCCCGCTGCAGGCGGCTGCTGACCGAGGAGCAGAAGCGTCTCTACACCAAAGTGGCTCAGTACTGCAACCGCTCCACGGACCTCATCCCCATCTCCTTCGTCCTAGGTACGGgtccctctcctgctccctCACAGCTCGGGGATGCCCCATCCTGCCCTCGTGCCCAAACTGCCCCATTGCCTGGGGCTGGGTGGCACTCAGCTCCCAAAACCACCAAGCACAGCTCCCTGGCCCTCTTCCAGGACTGGGGATGTCCCCACCTCCATCCCTGCGGACAGCAGTCCAAGGGGAAGGACAACGTGCTCTTTATCCCCAACCTGTCCCCCCTGGGAAGCCATCAGGTCCCCCGGTGTGGGCTCATCCCCGTTCAGAGCCCCTTGTGCCACCTCCACGCAGGTTTTTACGTCACCCTGATCGTGAACCGGTGGTGGGCGCAGTACACCAGCATCCCCCTCCCCGACCAGCTGATGTGCGTCATCTCCAGCAACGTCCACGGCAAGGACGAGCGGGGTCGGATCCTGCGGCGCACCCTGATCCGCTACGCCAACCTCTCGGCCGTCCTCATCCTGCGCTCCGTCAGCACCAGGGTGCTCAAGCGCTTCCCCACCATGGACCACGTGGTGGAAGCGGGTGAGGGGGGCAAACCCTGGGGGAGGGATGGCTTGAAATATGGggtgagagagctgggaagctCGGCGGTGTCCCCGTCACCCCGGGGTGGGCTAAGGGGTGGCAGTGGGGCAGCCCCTGGGTCCCCTATATGTGTCATCCAGCCCCGATGTGGAGGGCTTATTACCTTGCAGGGACAGTGCATGTGTCCCTAAAGAAACCCATGACCCTTCTgcccccccaaaccctgcaAAACCCCACGTTCCTCCTGGGGAGGGTCCCCAAAACCTCCCTTTCCCATCACCGGGGGTCCGCGGCGCTGAGCCCCTGCCGctcgccccccgccccgccgcagGCTTCATGACGCAGGACGAGCGCAAGAAGTTCGAGAGCCTGCACTCGGACTTCAACAAGTACTGGGTGCCCTGCGTGTGGTTCACCAACCTGGCGGCGCAGGCCCGGCGGGACGGCAGCATCCGCGACGACGTGGCCCTGCGCCTGCTGATGGACGTGAGTGGTGCCGGGAGCGCGGGGGGCACGGCACCGCGGCGGGGGGGGACGACACCCGGGGAAAAACCCGTCCTTGTcctccctgccaggagctgaACGCCTACCGGGCCAAGTGCAGCATGCTGTTCCACTACGACTGGATCAGCATCCCGCTGGTGTACACGCAGGTGGGTGACCTGACCCCCCCGAAAAAGAGCTTTATGCCCGCACTGCACCCGGTGCCGCCGGCGCAGGAGCTCAGGGTGGATGGGGAGCGTGGCACAGGGGGGATCGCCCCTCCGGGGGGGCTTTGGGATTTAGGCTGGAGCACCCGAGAGCATCATTGAGCAGCCAGAGCTCTATCAGCCTCACGTCCCCCCTCGCTGCCACCGCTGTCCCCGCAGGTGGTCACCATCGCCGTGTACTCCTTCTTCGCCTTCTGCCTCATCGGGCGGCAGTTCCTGGAGCCCCTGGAgccggggcaggagggggaTCTGGACATGTTCGTGcccctccccaccctgctgcagTTCTTCTTCTACGCCGGCTGGCTGAAGGTGAGGCACGGCCGGGGGGGTGCCCGGGGGTCCCCGGTCCCTGGCATGGCACCGGACACGTTGCGGCTGGTGGCACTTGGGGACGTGTCACGGTGGCCACCGAGCAGATGgaggctgctcacagcagggcACTGCCCAATTCGGGTGCCCCGTGGGTGTCCCGTGAAGGTGTCCCAtgaaggtgtccctgtccccaaccCCATGCCACCTGTCCCCTCCCTCCGCAGGTTGCCGAGCAGATCATTAACCCCTTTGGGGAGGACGACGACGACTTTGAGACCAACAAGCTGATCGACAGGAACCTGCAggtgggggctgcccccggctGCTCGTGCGTTGGGTGGGCATCGGGACGTCCCCGCAACGTGGCCATGGGGactgtcccctcccagccctgctcctgccctttgTCCAAAGCAGATTCCCATCTAGGTGCACCCCATCCCTCCACCCCTGTCCACCCGTGTGGCTGCTCCCCCCAGCAGGGTCAGCATCCCCCCAGGGACACTCAGCAGCCTGGCACCGCTGCTCGTCCCCACCAccaggaaagcatttaaatgagGGAAACCCCAAATGCAGCCAGGATATGAGCCCAGAGCCTCCCTGGCTCCTTCCAACCCCTTTAAGGCTGGTTCTGGCAGCAGGACCTGCATGCACCAGGTCCTCACCCCCGTCCCCAGGTGTCCCTGCTCTCGGTGGATGACATGTACCAGAACCTTCCACCAGCCACCAAGGACAAGTACTGGAACGAGTCCACGGCTCAGCCCCCCTACACCACGGCCACCGCCGCCGAGACCCTGAAGCCCTCCTTCCTGGGCTCCACCTTCGACATGCGGTGAGTGCACGGCACGGCCGGGAGCCCCAGCTGGAGatttggggggggtccctgcccacACTGCACGCCCTGGGTGCCCCCAAGCCATCGAGGGGGCCTTGGGGACATGTGGCCATCCCCATCACCTTGCTATGTTCCCCCAGCATGTGTGAGGacgcagagcagagccagctggtgGAGGCCTCGCCGAGCATGCCGCGCATGCAGACGCCCCTGCTCGGCCGCTTCctcgccgccgcctcccccgccATCAGCATCAAAAATTTCGGCCGGGGCGGCCGAGCCACCCCCCACCTGCGGAgagccttcccctccccgcaCCCCGAGGACCCCGAGGCTGTGGATCGCATCGAGGAGGAGGAGACGGAGGATGAGGAGAGCCGGGGCAGCGGGCCCCCCACGCCGGGTGGCCCTCTGGGGGGACCCCAGTCGCCAAAGGCCTCCAAAATTCGGAGGAAGGAGCCACCGATGGTCCTGGTGAAGGCTCCGTCCAGCGAGAGCGTTGGGGCTGAGTGGCCGGGGGGCTGGGAGCCCTGAGGGTGCCCCGACGGCACCCCCAACCCTGTCCCCAGACACCCCCTTGTGCCCcctgcatgttttttttataCCCAGCCCCACGCCAGGTTGGTTGGGAGATCCCAGTGGTTTTGGGGTTGGGCAGGCAGCATTCAAAGCCAGCTGTTAGCCCCAAAACTGCAGGATTCAGCTTGTGTGCGTGGTGATGCCACTGACTGGCACAGCCACACTCCCTCCCTGCTACCAGGAACCaagaggggacagggacagcccAGACACCCAGCAAGGGACAGGACAACGGCATCCAGCATGGTGCTGATGTCCCCGCAGTATCAAtaaagctgctgccagctccagctttCAGGCTTGCTCTTTCCTGGAGTCGCGGGGTGTTAGAGCAGGCggcagagccagctgctgctaAGCAGAAGGGCACACACGCCCCTGGCCAGCTGCCACCCCGTCCCGTTCCCATGTCACACCTCCGGCAGGGTGACAGCGCCAGCTCCGTTCCCACGGGCTGTTGCCCTTGGCTGCCGTGGTTTCGGAGCAATGACACCAGCGCAATTTATAAGCGCCACGCGTTGATGAATTGGGCACAATCCTGCTCGTCAGGGCTTTACAGCCCCTGCCCTTACCCCAGCGTGgcagatttctgtttctccctccGTACAAAGTCCCCCAGGAACACCCTGAATCCTGTTTGCTCTCCGCAGAGGGCAAGCAGAGGAGAAACAAGCCTGGAGGAAGCAGCCGTGACACATCCCTCCCCAACACCCTTTATCGCGCCCGCCCTGCCTCTCTGGAAACAGGCGTTGCTAGAAAGCAGGGAAAGTTTACCCGGGATCACCATGGAGAGGAACACGCTGGTGCTAACGTCACGCCCCGCCAGGTCCCACCTC from Aythya fuligula isolate bAytFul2 chromosome 8, bAytFul2.pri, whole genome shotgun sequence includes these protein-coding regions:
- the BEST4 gene encoding bestrophin-4 codes for the protein MTVSYTLKVADSRFGGFSKLLFRWKGSIYKLLYKEFVVFVVLYALLSVVYRRLLTEEQKRLYTKVAQYCNRSTDLIPISFVLGFYVTLIVNRWWAQYTSIPLPDQLMCVISSNVHGKDERGRILRRTLIRYANLSAVLILRSVSTRVLKRFPTMDHVVEAGFMTQDERKKFESLHSDFNKYWVPCVWFTNLAAQARRDGSIRDDVALRLLMDELNAYRAKCSMLFHYDWISIPLVYTQVVTIAVYSFFAFCLIGRQFLEPLEPGQEGDLDMFVPLPTLLQFFFYAGWLKVAEQIINPFGEDDDDFETNKLIDRNLQVSLLSVDDMYQNLPPATKDKYWNESTAQPPYTTATAAETLKPSFLGSTFDMRMCEDAEQSQLVEASPSMPRMQTPLLGRFLAAASPAISIKNFGRGGRATPHLRRAFPSPHPEDPEAVDRIEEEETEDEESRGSGPPTPGGPLGGPQSPKASKIRRKEPPMVLVKAPSSESVGAEWPGGWEP